In the Nocardia asteroides genome, CGGTACTGACCTTTCCGGACCCGGGTCCGGCGGGCACCGCGCCGCAGCCGGTCGCGCACCCGGGCCCGAACGCGCCCGCGCCGTTCCCGGCGACCGAGGCCACGCTGCCCGTGCCCGGGCTCCGCTTCGGCACGCCGCCCGGCGCCGACAGCATGGTCGCCGGCATCCCGCCCACCCCGGGCTGGGAGGGTGCGACGACGCCGGGGGTCGACGTCGGCCACGCGCCGGGCGCAGGCCAGATCCCGTTGACCCCCGGCTGGGACAGCGCCGCGGTCGGCCCGACCCCGGGCTGGTCCGGGCACGAGTTCGAGCTGCCGGGCACCGGAACGCCGCTCTTCCAGGCGCCCGAGATGCCGAGCTGGTGGGAGGGGATCGGCGGCGGGCCCGACGACGACGACCAGGCCGACGGTTTCGGTCTCCCCGCCCACGGCCTCGGCCAGGCCGGGCACGGATTCGGCACGGGCGACATCACTTTCACCGCGCCGGGAGCGGATCCGCTCGGCCTGACCCGGATGTCGGACGCCGACGCGGTGCGCACCGAGGACGGCGTCCACGAGCACCACGACTCCGGCACCCCGGGAACGAGTTTCGGCGGCGGGCTCTTCGACGGGATCGGCAGCGACCCGTTCGGCGTCTACCTCGGCGTCGAGGCGGGGGCGGAGATCGACACCCACTTCACCGTCGACTTCGGGCTCGGGCCGCAGGGCGCCTACCTCTACACCGATCTGCGGGTGGAGGGCTCCGCCGGGGTCACGGTGCAGACCGCCGCGGGCACCGGCATCGGCGACCAGCTCGACCGCTTCGGCGAGTGGCTCGGCTCCACGCCCGGTAGCGGGCGCACCGGCACCGAGGGCGCGCTGCCGGGGGCGAGCGGATCCGGGCTGAACTCCGGGCTCGGCGGCTCCGGCGCCCCGGCGAGCCCGGGCTTCGGGCCGTCGCCGGTCCAGGCCGCCGTCGCGCCCGCGCCGCAGCCCGCGCCGGTCGCACCCGCCGCGGTGCCGGTCGCCGTCGCCCCCGTCGTCGTCGCGCCGCCGGTGGTGGCCGCGACCCCGCTGCAGACCACCATCCAGCCGGATGCCGCGAGCACCCCGATCGCCAACGTGCTCGCGCCGCCGCCTGGACCGTCGCCGCTCACCGCGCCCGCCGCCGACCTGCCGCTGCTCTTCCCGGCCGTGGTGCAGCCGCCGCTGCGCCCGGAGCCGAGCACCCCCGTCGGCACCGATCACACCGCGCCGCACCCGGATCCGGCCGCCCCCGGCACCGGGCTGCCCACCACGGTCACCCGGACCACGGTGCAGGTGCCATCGGCCGAGCCGAGCACCCCGCCCACCAGGCCCGGCGCCGAGACCGGCGTGACCACCAAGCCCGCGCCGACCACGCTCCCGGACGTCACCGTCACCCGGACCCCGCCGACCGGCGACACCGACCCCACCCGCCCGAGTCAGGGCAGCACCGCCCCGAGCGTCGACGCCACCACCCCCGGCGGCGGCGCGGGCAGCACGGCGCCGACCGCGCCGACCACCCGCCCCGAAGCCCCGACCCGGCCGAGCACCCCGGACCAGCAGCCGGAGCCGGGCCGCCCCACCACGGGCGGCGGCCAGACCGGCTCGCCCGGCACCGGAAGCCCCACCGCGGGCGGCGACAGCGGCGGACCGGGCACCGGTTCGGCGCCCACCGTCGACCTGCCTGCCACTCCGGCGCCGACCGGCGTCAAGCCGCCTGCCGCCGATCAGCCCGGTACCCTTCCGACCGTGGACAATCCGTCCATCCCGGCGCCGCCGAACCCGGCCACCCAGCCGAAGCCGAGCGCGCAGGGCATCGCGGACGACGGCCACTCGCACTGGTGGCAGCTGCCCGCGCTGACCGATCACGCTCCGCACACGCTGGCGGCCAGCGAGTTCGGCACCGCGGCCGGGTTCGGCTACGGTGACCCGCTGCACCCGCTGCACCCGCTGCACCCGCTGCCCGACGACCACCACGGCGCGCTGCTGTAGGCGTGCCGCGCCGGGAGCCGGACCGAGCGGTTTCGTACCGCGCCGCTGCGAACGGCGGTCCGATGCACCACTATGGCTGGAAACATCGCGGCGCCGGTCGGCATCGCGACGATCGAGAGTGAGGAGACCGGCTTGTCTGCCGTAGCCGGGCTTGAGGCCGCGACGGCGAAGAATCCGGAGGTCATGGCGCCGCTCATCCGGATCCTCGAGGATCTCAGGGAGACGGCCCGGTTCGCGGGGCGCGAGGATCTGAACGGCCGCATCGGCATGGCGCTGGCCAAGCTCAGCGATCCGCGGGTGCGGCTGGTCGTGGTCGGCCGGCCCAGATCCGGGATGAGCACCGTGGTGAACAGCCTGATCGGGGCCCCGGTGAGCGTCACCGAAGGCAACGGCGTCCCGGTGATCGTCGAGTACGGCCTGGAATCGGCTGCGACGCTGGTCAAGTCGACCGCGCCGGGGCGCACCGAGCGCACCCCGATCGACCCGCGCGCCGCTGGCGCCGCACTGGCTGCCACCGACGGCGTCGTCCGGATCGAGTACACCGAGCCGAGCCCGTTCCTTGCCGACGGCATCGTCCTGATGGACGCGCCCGGCTCGACCGGCGACGACCACATCTCCTGGTCGATGATCGCCGCCGCCGACGCGGTGCTCTACGTGACCGACGCGGGCGCCGAGTTCGACGCCGAGCAGCTGGAGCGGCTCGACCGCATCCACCGGGTCTGCCCGACCGTCATCTGCGTGCTCACCAAGATCGACCAGTACCCGCACTGGTCGAATGTGCAGCAGCGGAACCGGGACCTGCTCGACTCGGCCGGGCTCGGCCTCGCGGTCGCCCCGATCTCCGCGCAGCTGCACCTGGACGCGGTCGCCGACGGCGACTACCACCGCGACATCGAGTCCGGGCTGCCGCAGCTCGTCGACCACCTGCGCGACTTCGTCGTCGCCCGCGCCGACGTGGTGGCGCGGGACGCCGCCATCGGCGACATCCGGCTGATCGCCGGACACCTCGAGGGCTCGCTGCGCACCGAGCAGGAGACGCTGCGCGACCCGCGCAGGCGCGCCGAGATCACCCGGCGACTATCCCTGGCCAGGGACGAGGCCGACCAGCTCCGGCAGCGCACCGCCAACTGGCAGGTGACGCTGGTGGACGGCAGCACCGAGCTGATGGCCGATATCGAGCACGACCTGCGGCACCGGCTGCGCAGCCTGGTGCGCGACGCCGAGGCCGAGATCACCGAGAGCGACCCGGCCACGCGCTGGAAGGAGTTCGCCGCCGACCTGGACGCCAGGATCTGCGAGGCGGTCGAGGAGAACTTCGTGGTCGCGCACTACCGCTCGGTGGAGCTGTGCGAGCAGGTGGCGGGGAGGTTCCCGGCGCACCACCGGATGCCGCCGCTGCCCGACCTGCGGCTGGCCAACCCCGGCGAGGTGCTGGAGGAGGTGGCGCCGCTGGAGCCGCTGGAGAGCGGCAAGCCCGGCGTCACCCAGCAGTTCCTCTCCGCGCTGCGCGGCTCCTACGGCGGCATCCTGATGGTCGGCCTCGCCACCAGCCTGCTCGGCATGTCGCTGGTGAACTGGTACTCGGCGGGCGCGGGCGTACTGCTCGGCGTGAACGCGCTCTGGGACGACCGCAAGGCGCGCAAGCAGCGCCGCCGCGCCGAGGCGAAGGTGGCGGTATCCCGGCTCATGGACGACGTGGTGTTCCAGGTCGGCAAGGAATCCAGGAACCGGCTGCGCGCGGTGCAGCGCGCGCTGCGCGACCACTTCACCGAGCTGGCCACGGAGGTGCTCCGCGGCGCCGACGAGGTGCTGCGGGTGGCCTCGGAGGCCGACGGCCGCTACGGCCATCGGCGCGCGGAGCGCCTCGCCGAGCTGGAGCGGCACCTCGACGAACTGCGCGGCGTGCGCGGCCGGGCCGAAGCGCTCACGCCCTTCTAACCCGGTGCTCGCGCCATCCGCCGGTCAGCGCGCCTGCGCGGGCGGGGAGTGCGCGGGCTGGAAGTATCCGGCGTCGCGGCTCTGCTCCGCCCGGATCACGTGCGTGACCGCGTTGATCAGCGCCAGGTGGGTGAAGGCCTGCGGGAAGTTGCCGAGGTGCCTGCCGCTGCGCGGGTCGATCTCCTCCGCGTAGAGCCGCAGCGGGCTGGCCAGCCCGAGCAGCCGCTCGCAGAGGTGCTTGGCCCGCTCCAGCTCGCCGATCTCCACCAGCGCCGAGACCAGCCAGAACGAGCAGATGGCAAAGGAACCCTCCTCGCCGGAGAGGCCGTCGTCGGTGGTTTCGGTGTCGTACCGCAGCACCAGCCCGTTCACGGTGAGCCGGTCGGCGATGGCGAGCACGGTGGCCCGGATCCGCTCGTCGTCCGGGGGCAGGAAGCGGACGAGCACCGCGAGCAGCAGCGAGGCGTCCAGGGTGTCGCTGCCGTAGGCCTGGGTGAGCACGCCGTCGGCGTTCACGCCGCCGGCCAGCACGTCGGCCTTGATCTCCTCGGCGATGCCGAACCACTCGGTGGCGTGCTCGGCCTGGCCGTGCAGCTCGGCCAGGCGCGCGCCGCGGTCGAGCGCCACCCAGCACATGATCTTGGACGAGGTGAAGTGCTGCGGCTCGCCGCGCACCTCCCAGATCCCGCGGTCCGGCTGCCGCCAGTGCTCGACGGCGGCCCGCACCTGCCGCTCCAGCAGCGGCCAAAGCGTCTCCGGCACCTGCTGCCTGGAGCGCACGTGCAGGTACACCGAGTCCAGCATGGTGCCCCAGATGTCGTGCTGCACCTGGTCGTAGGCGGCGTTGCCGACCCGCACCGGGCGGGCGCAGTCGTACCCGGACAGGTGGTCGAGGGTGCTCTCGCTGATCTCCAGCTCGCCGCCGATGCCGTAGAGCACCTGCAGCGGAACGGGTTCGCCGTCCGGGCCGGTGGCGACGTCGTTGAGGAAGGCGAAGAAATCGTCGGCCTCGCGATCGAGCCCGAGGGTGTAGAGCCCCCACAGCGCGAAGCTGGAATCGCGCACCCAGCTGTAGCGGTAGTCCCAGTTGCGTTCGCCGCCGGGGGTTTCCGGCAGCGAGGTGGTGGCGGCTGCCATCAGCGCGCCGGTCGGGGCGTAGGTGAGCCCCTTCAGCGTGAGCGCGCTGCGCTGCAGGTAGTTGCGCCACGGGTGGTCGGGGAACTTGCCGAGCGTGACCCACTGCCGCCAGCACTCGACGGTGGCCCACATCTTCTCCGCCGCCTCGGCGAAGCTCTTCGGCGCGGGCAGCTCCGACCAGGTGAGCGCGACGAAGACCTCGTCGCCCTCGACCATCCTGGTCCGCGCCCGCGCCTCCCTGCCCTCCAGCCCGAGCCGCAGGTCGGAGGTGAGCGTCAGCGTCGGCCCCGCCTCCGGGTCGGCGGCCATGGTCGCGGTCGCCTCCTCGTAGACCTTGCCGGTGTACTCCCAGCGCGCGGCGGCCCGGTGGTAGTCGAAGGCGGGTTCGCAGCTCATCTCCAGCTCGACGGTGCCGTTCACGCACTTCACCGTGCGCAGCAGCATGTGCTCGGCGTCCCAGTCCATCGGGGTGCGCCGGTGCGTGCGGCTGCGCTGGTCGTTGTTGTGCCACGGCCCGAGCACCAGCGCGTCCCGGACGATGAGCCAGCCGGTCTCGGTCTGCCAGGTGGTCTCCAGGATCATGCCGCCGGGCAGGTAGCGCCTGGCGGCGGGGACGTTGCGGCCGTACGGCCCGATCCGGAAGTGCCCGGCGCTGCGGTCCAGCATGGCGCCGAAGATGCTCGGCGAGTCCGGGCGCGGCACGCACATCCACTCCACCGCGCCGTTGCTGGCGATCAGGCAGGTGGTCTCGCAGTCGCTGAGGAAGGCGTAGTCGTCGATCGGCGGGTAGGCGCCGTAGCGCCTGGCCTCGGTGGTCGGGCTGAGCAGCGGCACCTCACCGCCGATCGCCCCGGCAGGCAGGGCCGCGGCCGGGGGCGAATCGCTGAGCGCGGTCTGGTCGGGGTGATCGGTCGGCGCCATCCCCCCATCATGCCGGGTCGTTCCCGGTACCGGCCGCGACCACTAGGGTGGGGGCGTGGAGCAGATCGCAGGCTGGTGGGACGGGTTCGAACTCTGGGTGGCGGGGCTGCCGTTCATCCCGCAGTTCGTCGTCGTCCTGCTCGGCATGGTGCCGATCAGCGTCGCCATCGCCATGGGGCTCGACCGCACGCTGCGCGCCGTGCTGCACCTGCTCGGCCGGGACGGCAAGCCGGAGCCGGGGGAGACGCCGGGCGCCTCCGCCCCGGCCGGGGTGCGCTGATGCCGCGCTCACGGGTGCAGCTGGCCCTGGTCGCGCTGCTGGTGCTGATCGTCGTCGCCTGGCTGGTAACTCGCTGACCGGCTACTTCCCGCCCACTCGTTCGAATCGAATAGCTATCGACGCTCTGATACAGTCTGCCCGTGTCTCCGAGTGCCGTCCCGCTGGTCCGCCATGAATTGGCGTTGATCGCTGTCGGCAACCTCGCGGTCGCCGATATCCTCTGTCGGTGATCTGCGGGGTCACCGTCGCGTCCGTTCGATGAACCGGCGCGCATCCGGCGACGGGGCTCCGAGAATCAACGGATCGTTGTGCGATCCGGCGCGCCGTCTCGGATGTCCACCGCACCCAAGCAACCCCGTCGCGGTGGATCACACAGGAAGGTCCAGCGATGTCTCGCAGGTCGTTGTTCGCCGGTCGTACCCGGTCCCGTCGCAAGCCGCTCGCGATCGCCCTCACGGCGCTCGCCGCCGTCGCGCTCACCGCCTGCGGTGGCGGCGCGAGCGATTCCACCGAAGGCGGGGGCGCCGACGGCAGCGGTGGCACGCTGAACCTCTACGCCTACGCCGTGCCGAAGCCCGGCTTCGACAAGGTGATCCCCGAGTTCAACAAGACCGACGCGGGCAAGGGCGTGCAGGTCCAGCAGTCCTACGGCGCCTCGGGCGACCAGTCCCGCAAGGTCAAGGACGGCGCCGCCGCCGACGTGGTGAACTTCTCGGTGGAGCCCGACATCACCCGCCTGGTCGACGCCGGGCTGGTCGACGCGAGCTGGAACGCGGGCGCGGACAAGGGCATCCCGTTCGGCTCCGTGGTCGCCATCGTGGTGCGCGAGGGCAACCCCAAGGGCATCAAGGACTGGGACGACCTGCTGAAGCCGGGCGTCGAGGTGGTCACCCCGAACCCGTTCAGCTCGGGCTCGGCCAAGTGGAACCTGCTCGCCCCCTACGCCGCCAAGTCCGACGGCGGCAAGAACCCGCAGGCCGGGCTGGACTACCTGTCGCAGCTGGTCTCGCCGGAGCACGTGAAGGTGCAGCCGAAGTCCGGCCGCGAGGCGACCGAGACCTTTCTGCAGGGCACCGGTGACGTGCTGCTGAGCTACGAGAACGAGGCCATCTTCTCCGAGCGCAACGGCGACCGGATCGAGCACGTGATCCCGCCGGTCACCTTCAAGATCGAGAACCCGATCGCGGTGCTGAAGAACAGCCCGAACCTGGAGAAGGCGAAGGCGTTCCGCGACTTCCAGTTCACCACCGAGGGGCAGCGCGCCTGGGGCCAGGCCGGCTTCCGCCCGGTCGACCCGGCGGTCGCGGCCGAGTTCAAGGCCGATTTCCCCACCCCGGCGAAGGAGTGGACGATCGCCGACCTCGGTGGCTGGAAGGCCGTCGACAAGGAGCTGTTCACCGCCGAGACCGGCAAGGTCGCCGTCATCTACGACAACGCGACCAAGTGACGCCGTGACTCGGAGCACACGGGATACTGGACGATCGTGACCGAGAGCAATGCATCCGGAGCCGGGCGCGAGCCCGGCTCCGGTGTTCCCGACAGTGCGCCCGCCCCCGCGTCGGGGCCGGCGGTGCGCACCGATACCGCGCCCGCGAAGCCGCGGCGCGACCTCTCCTGGCTGAAGGTGACCGGGTCGATCGGCCCGCTCGGCATCGGCACCGCGGTGCTGTGGCTCAGCATCATCGTGGTGCTGCCGCTGGCGGCGCTCACCGTGACCTCGTTCGAGCACGGCTGGTCCGGTTTCTGGGACGCGGTGACGGCCCCCGCCGCGCTGGACTCGCTGCGCATCACCGTGATCGTCTCGGTGATCGTCGCCGTGCTCAACGTGGTGATGGGCACGCTGGTGGCCTGGGTCCTGGTCCGCGACGACTTCCCCGGCAAGGGCGCGGTCAACGCGCTGATCGACCTGCCGTTCGCGCTGCCGACCATCGTGGCCAGCATCGTGCTGCTCTCGCTGTACGGCCCGGAGAGCCCGGTCGACATCCACCTCAACGCCACCCAGCCCGGCCTCGTCGTCGCGCTGGCCTTCGTGACGCTGCCATTCGTGGTGCGCGCGGTGCAGCCGGTGCTGATCGAGGCCGACCGCGAGGTGGAGCAGGCCGCGCTCTCCCTCGGCGCGAGCAACTGGACCACGTTCCGGCGGATCGTGCTGCCGACGCTCACCCCCGCGGTGCTCAGCGGCGGCGGCCTCGCCTTCGCCCGCGCCATCGGCGAGTACGGCTCGGTGGTGCTGATCGGCGGCAACATCCCGCGCAAGACCGAGATGGCGTCGCAGTACATCCAGAAGCAGATCGAGATCGACCGGCAGGTGAACGCGGCCGCGGTGTCGGTGGCGCTGCTCGCGATCTCGTTCGCGTCGCTGCTGCTGCTCCGCCTGCTGGCCGAGCGCAGCTCCCGGCGGGAGGCGGCGAGCCGATGAAACTCTCCTTCCCGGCGCGGCTCACGCTGCGCGTGATCGCGCTCGGCTACCTGTTCGTGCTGCTGGTGCTGCCGCTGCTGGTCATTCTGTGGCGCACCTTCGAACGCGGCATCGTGACGTTCTTCGAGTCGGTGACGACCCCGGCCGCGATCTCGGCGTTCCAGCTCTCGCTGATCATCCTGGTGATCGTGGTTCCGGTGAACGTCGTCTTCGGCATCGTCACCGCGCTGGCGCTGGTGCGCGGCCGGTTCCCCGGGCGCAGCCTGGTGCAGGGCATCGTCGACCTGCCGTTCGCGGTCTCGCCGGTGGTGGTCGGCGTCTCGCTGATCCTGCTCTGGGGCGTCGGCGGCTGGTTCGGCGGGCTGGCGAACATCGGCATCACCGTCATCTTCGCGCTACCGGGCATGGTGATCGCGACCATCTTCGTGACGCTGCCGTTCGTGGTGCGCGAGGTGGAGCCGGTGCTCCGCGAGATCGGCGACGAGCAGGAGCAGGCGGCGGCCACGCTCGGCGCCAACGGCTGGCAGACCTTCTGGCGGATCACGCTGCCCGCCATCCGCTGGGGGCTGACCTACGGCGTCGTGCTCACCGTCGCCCGCTCGCTCGGCGAGTTCGGCGCGGTGATCATGGTCTCCTCCGCGCTGCCGGGCAAGTCGCTCACCCTGACCCTGCTGGTGCACGGCCGCTACATCAACGACCACAACGTGTTCGGCGCCTACTCCGCCGCCACCGTCCTGATGGCGCTCGCCCTGATCACCCTGCTGCTCATGACCCTCCTCGACCGCAAGCGGAGCTCCCGATGACGATCACCGTAACCAACGCGAACAAGCACTACGGCACGTTCGCCGCGCTGGACGACGTCACGCTGGAGATCCCCTCCGGGGAACTCACCGCGCTGCTCGGCCCCTCCGGCTCCGGCAAGTCGACGCTGCTGCGCTCGATCGCCGGGCTGGAGTCGCTCGACTCCGGCATGGTGGTGATCGCCGACCGCGACGTCACCCGGATCCCGCCGCAGAAGCGCGACATCGGCTTCGTGTTCCAGCACTACGCCGCCTTCAAGCACATGACGGTGCGCGACAACGTGGCCTTCGGGCTGACCATCCGCAAGCGGCCGAAGGCCGAGATCAGCAAGCGGGTGGACGAGCTGCTCGGCATCGTCGGGCTGGACGGCTTCCAGCACCGCTACCCGGCGCAGCTCTCCGGCGGGCAGCGGCAGCGGATGGCGCTGGCCCGCGCGCTCGCCGTCGACCCCAAGGTGCTGCTGCTGGACGAGCCGTTCGGCGCGCTGGACGCCAAGGTCCGCGCCGACCTGCGCAAGTGGCTGCGCCGGCTGCACGAGGAGGTGCACGTGACCACGGTCCTGGTCACGCACGACCAGGAGGAGGCGCTGGACGTCGCCGACCGGATCGCGGTTATGAACAAGGGCCGGATCGAGCAGGTCGGCAGCCCCGAGGACGTCTACGACCGGCCCGCCAACGAGTTCGTCATGTCCTTCCTCGGCGAGGTGGCCCGGCTCAACGGCCACCTGGTGCGCCCGCACGACATCCGGGTCGGCCGCGACCCGGGGATGGCGCACGCCGAGAACGAGGGCACCGCCGAGTCCGCCGGCGTCACCCGCGCCACCGTCGAGCGGGTGGTCCGCCTCGGCTTCGAGGTCAGGGTCGAGCTCCGCAACGCCGCCACCGGCGACCTCTTCGCCGCCCAGGTGACCAGGGGCGACGCCGAGGCCCTCCGCCTGGCCGACGGCGAGACGGTCTACGTCCGGGCGACCCGGATTCCGGAGATCTAGGACGCGATTTCGCGGCGCGGGGCGGGGTACGTCATGACGTACCCCGCCCCTCTGCTGTCGGCAGGTTGACGTTACCGCGTGTAGGTGTAACCATGGGGAACAGTTAAAGCCGACTACGAGAGGCAGTGACGACGATGTCGACAGCCGAGAAGCCCTTCGCGGATACCGACCTCGCCCGGGCCGACGAATACGCCGCGAAGCTGCTGCTGTTGTCGGAAGGGTCGGTCAACAAGAACTTCGACCCCTTCACCGACATCGACTGGGACAACCCGGATTTCGCCGCCGACACCGGCGAGGAGCGCTGGATCCTGCCGCCCTCCGCCGACCCGCTCGGCAGGCACCCGTGGTACCTGGCGCTCCCGAAGGAGCGGCAGATCGAGATCGGCAAGTACCGCCAGGCCAACATCGCCAAGGTCGGGCTGCAGTTCGAGGCCATCCTGATCAGCGGCATGATGCAGCACGTCTTCGGGCTGCCGAACGGCTCGCCGGAGTTCCGCTACTGCTCCCACGAGATGATCGAGGAGCACAACCACACCCTGATGTTCCAGGAGATGGTGAACCGGATCGGCGTCGACGTGCCCGGCATGGGCCCGCTGGTCCGCCAGCTGCGGCACCTCGCGGTGCCGGTCGCGGTGAACTTCCCGAACCTGTTCTTCATGGCGGTGCTGGCCGGCGAGGAGCCGATCGACCACATCCAGAAGGACATCCTGCGCTCCACCGACGACATCCACCCGATCATGCGCGGCGTGATGGCGATCCACATCGCCGAGGAGGCGCGGCACATCTCCTTCGCGCACGAGTTCCTCGAGCAGCACGTGCCGGAGCGCAACGCGCGCCAGCGCTTCGTGCTCTCGCTGGCCATGCCGCTGATCATGTGGATCCTCGGCCGCGCCATCGCGACCCCGCCGCGCACCTTCTTCGACGAGTTCGACGTGCCGGAGTCGGTGCGCAAGGAGCTGTTCTACGGCTCCGACGAGGCCAAGAAGGTCTTCGCCGACTACTTCGGCGACGTCCGGATGCTGGCCGAGAAGATCGGCATGATGAACCCGATCTCCCGGCGGCTGTGGAAGGCGCTCGGCATGAACGGCCACGTGACCCGGTTCCGCTCCGAGCCGCTGCGCCTGGTGAAGACCGCCTGAGATGCCCTACGTCGTCACCCAGTCCTGCTGCAGCGACGCCTCCTGCGTCTACGCCTGCCCGGTGAACTGCATCCACCCGACGCCGGACGAGCCGGACTTCGCCACCGCGGAGATGCTCTACGTCGACCCGGCCGCCTGCGTCGACTGCGGCGCCTGCGCCTCGGCCTGCCCGGTGGACGCCATCACCTCCAGCAAGAAGCTGACGCCGGAGCAGCAGCCGTTCATCGAGATCAACGCGGACTTCTACCGGCAGGCCCGGCCGCGCCCGCTGCTGGCCCGGCCGGTGCCGGCCGCGCGGATCGAGACCGAGCG is a window encoding:
- a CDS encoding glycoside hydrolase family 15 protein; this encodes MAPTDHPDQTALSDSPPAAALPAGAIGGEVPLLSPTTEARRYGAYPPIDDYAFLSDCETTCLIASNGAVEWMCVPRPDSPSIFGAMLDRSAGHFRIGPYGRNVPAARRYLPGGMILETTWQTETGWLIVRDALVLGPWHNNDQRSRTHRRTPMDWDAEHMLLRTVKCVNGTVELEMSCEPAFDYHRAAARWEYTGKVYEEATATMAADPEAGPTLTLTSDLRLGLEGREARARTRMVEGDEVFVALTWSELPAPKSFAEAAEKMWATVECWRQWVTLGKFPDHPWRNYLQRSALTLKGLTYAPTGALMAAATTSLPETPGGERNWDYRYSWVRDSSFALWGLYTLGLDREADDFFAFLNDVATGPDGEPVPLQVLYGIGGELEISESTLDHLSGYDCARPVRVGNAAYDQVQHDIWGTMLDSVYLHVRSRQQVPETLWPLLERQVRAAVEHWRQPDRGIWEVRGEPQHFTSSKIMCWVALDRGARLAELHGQAEHATEWFGIAEEIKADVLAGGVNADGVLTQAYGSDTLDASLLLAVLVRFLPPDDERIRATVLAIADRLTVNGLVLRYDTETTDDGLSGEEGSFAICSFWLVSALVEIGELERAKHLCERLLGLASPLRLYAEEIDPRSGRHLGNFPQAFTHLALINAVTHVIRAEQSRDAGYFQPAHSPPAQAR
- the cysT gene encoding sulfate ABC transporter permease subunit CysT — its product is MRTDTAPAKPRRDLSWLKVTGSIGPLGIGTAVLWLSIIVVLPLAALTVTSFEHGWSGFWDAVTAPAALDSLRITVIVSVIVAVLNVVMGTLVAWVLVRDDFPGKGAVNALIDLPFALPTIVASIVLLSLYGPESPVDIHLNATQPGLVVALAFVTLPFVVRAVQPVLIEADREVEQAALSLGASNWTTFRRIVLPTLTPAVLSGGGLAFARAIGEYGSVVLIGGNIPRKTEMASQYIQKQIEIDRQVNAAAVSVALLAISFASLLLLRLLAERSSRREAASR
- a CDS encoding sulfate/molybdate ABC transporter ATP-binding protein, yielding MTITVTNANKHYGTFAALDDVTLEIPSGELTALLGPSGSGKSTLLRSIAGLESLDSGMVVIADRDVTRIPPQKRDIGFVFQHYAAFKHMTVRDNVAFGLTIRKRPKAEISKRVDELLGIVGLDGFQHRYPAQLSGGQRQRMALARALAVDPKVLLLDEPFGALDAKVRADLRKWLRRLHEEVHVTTVLVTHDQEEALDVADRIAVMNKGRIEQVGSPEDVYDRPANEFVMSFLGEVARLNGHLVRPHDIRVGRDPGMAHAENEGTAESAGVTRATVERVVRLGFEVRVELRNAATGDLFAAQVTRGDAEALRLADGETVYVRATRIPEI
- a CDS encoding dynamin family protein; its protein translation is MAGNIAAPVGIATIESEETGLSAVAGLEAATAKNPEVMAPLIRILEDLRETARFAGREDLNGRIGMALAKLSDPRVRLVVVGRPRSGMSTVVNSLIGAPVSVTEGNGVPVIVEYGLESAATLVKSTAPGRTERTPIDPRAAGAALAATDGVVRIEYTEPSPFLADGIVLMDAPGSTGDDHISWSMIAAADAVLYVTDAGAEFDAEQLERLDRIHRVCPTVICVLTKIDQYPHWSNVQQRNRDLLDSAGLGLAVAPISAQLHLDAVADGDYHRDIESGLPQLVDHLRDFVVARADVVARDAAIGDIRLIAGHLEGSLRTEQETLRDPRRRAEITRRLSLARDEADQLRQRTANWQVTLVDGSTELMADIEHDLRHRLRSLVRDAEAEITESDPATRWKEFAADLDARICEAVEENFVVAHYRSVELCEQVAGRFPAHHRMPPLPDLRLANPGEVLEEVAPLEPLESGKPGVTQQFLSALRGSYGGILMVGLATSLLGMSLVNWYSAGAGVLLGVNALWDDRKARKQRRRAEAKVAVSRLMDDVVFQVGKESRNRLRAVQRALRDHFTELATEVLRGADEVLRVASEADGRYGHRRAERLAELERHLDELRGVRGRAEALTPF
- the cysW gene encoding sulfate ABC transporter permease subunit CysW — translated: MKLSFPARLTLRVIALGYLFVLLVLPLLVILWRTFERGIVTFFESVTTPAAISAFQLSLIILVIVVPVNVVFGIVTALALVRGRFPGRSLVQGIVDLPFAVSPVVVGVSLILLWGVGGWFGGLANIGITVIFALPGMVIATIFVTLPFVVREVEPVLREIGDEQEQAAATLGANGWQTFWRITLPAIRWGLTYGVVLTVARSLGEFGAVIMVSSALPGKSLTLTLLVHGRYINDHNVFGAYSAATVLMALALITLLLMTLLDRKRSSR
- a CDS encoding sulfate ABC transporter substrate-binding protein, whose protein sequence is MSRRSLFAGRTRSRRKPLAIALTALAAVALTACGGGASDSTEGGGADGSGGTLNLYAYAVPKPGFDKVIPEFNKTDAGKGVQVQQSYGASGDQSRKVKDGAAADVVNFSVEPDITRLVDAGLVDASWNAGADKGIPFGSVVAIVVREGNPKGIKDWDDLLKPGVEVVTPNPFSSGSAKWNLLAPYAAKSDGGKNPQAGLDYLSQLVSPEHVKVQPKSGREATETFLQGTGDVLLSYENEAIFSERNGDRIEHVIPPVTFKIENPIAVLKNSPNLEKAKAFRDFQFTTEGQRAWGQAGFRPVDPAVAAEFKADFPTPAKEWTIADLGGWKAVDKELFTAETGKVAVIYDNATK
- a CDS encoding Ms4533A family Cys-rich leader peptide, with translation MSPSAVPLVRHELALIAVGNLAVADILCR
- a CDS encoding AurF N-oxygenase family protein, translating into MSTAEKPFADTDLARADEYAAKLLLLSEGSVNKNFDPFTDIDWDNPDFAADTGEERWILPPSADPLGRHPWYLALPKERQIEIGKYRQANIAKVGLQFEAILISGMMQHVFGLPNGSPEFRYCSHEMIEEHNHTLMFQEMVNRIGVDVPGMGPLVRQLRHLAVPVAVNFPNLFFMAVLAGEEPIDHIQKDILRSTDDIHPIMRGVMAIHIAEEARHISFAHEFLEQHVPERNARQRFVLSLAMPLIMWILGRAIATPPRTFFDEFDVPESVRKELFYGSDEAKKVFADYFGDVRMLAEKIGMMNPISRRLWKALGMNGHVTRFRSEPLRLVKTA